One window of the Eschrichtius robustus isolate mEscRob2 chromosome X, mEscRob2.pri, whole genome shotgun sequence genome contains the following:
- the ARMCX5 gene encoding LOW QUALITY PROTEIN: armadillo repeat-containing X-linked protein 5 (The sequence of the model RefSeq protein was modified relative to this genomic sequence to represent the inferred CDS: inserted 1 base in 1 codon) codes for MMDYINRRRGCFLLSVRAVVWGALGGKECKKRLSAFRSAVGLVIIGSKERRRKLLQIREGKGRGGAGAGLKAGISGPANTRAKAKIQAKAVAEAELETGPVTQAKPGDGAVARTQAVTYAEAXALTREVSKMEAKTKTRVVAETKADPPTEPGIVSQTKSKAMPMSRVSAVTKYEVKAGAGSEANIRSFAKADDKDNIGSRSQRRREASIKLRVGDRAGIVIESSDEAEENVCSWFWTGEEPSVGSWFWPEEETPFQVYKPPRKIQEKPKPTPKPKPELTIKQKAAAWSRARFCVLVPVEGGERSLPPEGNWTLVETLIETPLGIRPLTKIPPYNGPYFQTLAELKKQVKYREKYGPNPKACRCKSRVFSLEPKEFDKLVGLLKLTRDPFIHEIATMIMGISPAYPFTQDIIHDVGITVMIENLVNNPNVKEHPRTLNMVDDNCESSGEPKTGESYVNQVCKDIISYTLNSPEQLAGLKLLVQLSVKFEDHHMIVNYIPDFLTLLNKGSGKTKFCVLKVFSRLSKNQANTRELISAKVLSSLVAPFNKNESKANILNIIEIFENINFQFKKKVKLFTKEEFTKSELISIFQEAKEFGQKLQDLAEHSDPEVCFKAGYFCKEGKKEKTALNLWRFAHCCRTRCSFPAGVLGLLGMACCLLKA; via the exons atgatggattacattaatagGAGGAGGGGCTGCTTCTTGCTGTCTGTGAGAGCAGTGGTCTGGGGAGCCCTGGGAGGGAAAGAGTGTAAAAAGCGGTT ATCTGCCTTTAGGTCTGCTGTAGGGCTTGTCATCATTGGAAGcaaggaaaggaggagaaaattaCTCCAGATCAGAGAAG GCAagggcagaggaggggctggagcTGGCCTGAAAGCTGGAATCAGTGGCCCTGCCAACACTAGAGCCAAGGCTAAGATCCAAGCCAAGGCAGTGGCTGAGGCAGAATTGGAAACAGGACCAGTGACCCAGGCCAAGCCTGGGGATGGAGCAGTGGCCAGGACACAGGCAGTGACCTACGCTGAGG GTGCCTTGACAAGGGAAGTGAGCAAGATGGAAGCTAAAACTAAGACTAGAGTTGTGGCTGAGACTAAGGCAGACCCCCCTACAGAACCTGGTATAGTGTCCCAAACCAAGTCAAAGGCCATGCCTATGTCCAGGGTCAGTGCTGTGACCAAGTATGAAGTCAAGGCTGGTGCTGGAAGTGAAGCCAATATCAGGTCCTTTGCCAAGGCTGATGATAAAGACAATATTGGGTCCAGGtcccagagaaggagagaggccaGCATCAAGTTGAgggtgggggacagagctggTATTGTAATCGAGTCCAGTGATGAGGCTGAAGAAAATGTCTGCTCTTGGTTTTGGACTGGAGAAGAGCCTAGTGTAGGATCCTGGTTCTGGCCTGAAGAAGAGACCCCTTTTCAAGTGTATAAGCCTCCACGTAAGATCCAGGAAAAGCCCAAGCCCACACCCAAACCCAAACCCGAACTTACTATAAAGCAAAAAGCGGCAGCATGGTCAAGGGCCAGGTTTTGTGTCCTAGTCCCAGTAGAGGGAGGGGAACGATCCTTGCCTCCAGAAGGGAACTGGACTCTGGTTGAGACCTTGATTGAAACTCCTCTTGGGATTCGGCCTCTGACCAAGATCCCACCCTATAATGGGCCTTACTTCCAGACCTTAGCTGAGCTCAAAAAACAGGTTAAGTATAGGGAAAAGTATGGGCCCAATCCAAAAGCCTGCCGCTGCAAATCACGTGTTTTTAGTTTAGAGCCTAAAGAATTTGATAAACTCGTTGGCCTACTTAAGTTAACTAGGGATCCTTTCATTCATGAAATAGCTACAATGATAATGGGTATCAGTCCTGCTTATCCATTTACCCAAGATATAATTCATGATGTAGGTATTACTGTTATGATTGAAAACTTGGTCAATAATCCCAATGTTAAAGAACACCCTAGAACTTTAAATATGGTGGATGACAACTGTGAGTCTTCTGGAGAACCAAAAACAGGAGAGTCATATGTAAACCAAGTTTGTAAGGACATAATCTCTTATACTTTGAACTCCCCTGAGCAACTGGCTGGACTAAAATTATTAGTGCAGCTGAGTGTAAAATTTGAGGACCACCATATGATTGTCAATTACATTCCAGATTTCCTCACCTTGTTAAACAAGGGAAGTGGCAAAACcaagttttgtgttttaaaagtgTTTTCGCGCTTGTCTAAAAATCAAGCCAATACAAGAGAACTGATCAGTGCCAAAGTACTGTCATCATTGGTTGCGCCCTTTAACAAAAATGAGTCAAAGGCCAATATTCTTAATATCATTGAAATATTTGAGAATATAAATTTCCAATTCAAAAAGAAGGTGAAGCTAtttaccaaggaagagttcaCTAAATCTGAACTTATTTCCATATTCCAGGAAGCAAAAGAGTTTGGTCAGAAACTACAAGACTTAGCAGAGCACAGTGATCCTGAG